Genomic segment of Oncorhynchus tshawytscha isolate Ot180627B linkage group LG13, Otsh_v2.0, whole genome shotgun sequence:
tgtatactatagACACTACTATCTTACCCAGCCCCTCTGTTCAGACACTCACTAGCTGATTCCTCTCTTGACCTgcactgtcctctctcctctctcctcctctctaattttctctcttctctccttttctctcctctccccttctctcctctccccttctctcctctccccttctctcctctctccttctctcctctccccttctctcctctccttttctctcctctctccttctcttctctccttttctctcctctcattttctctcctctctcattttctctcctctctcattttctctcctctcattttctCACCTCTCAttttctcacctctctcattttctcttctctctcctctcttctctctcctcttccctacatTTTTGTAGTGATTGATACAAATTCTGAAACACTTAAACCTTTTCAACATAGACCTCCATTCCCAcactcatctttccctctctctcgttcattGTTCTTaacaggagagaaagagtaaTTAAAGgaattgagagacagaaagataggagagagagagagagagggtagagagagagcgatagagagagagagagtgagagagagataaagagagagagtgagagtcagagtcagagtgagagtgagagtgagagtgagagagagagagacagagtgagagagagacagagagacagagagaacaagagagagtaaTTCAAGGAATTGCGAGAGAGTCGgatgagatagaggagagagtaggCTAGTTATCACAGGGAGGGGATGATGGAGTGTTGGGACGGATAGCTgaaaggaagggagggaaagaaggagggagggagggagggagggagggagggagggagggagggagggagggagggagggagggagggagggagggagggagggagggaggggagggagggagggagggagggagggagggagggagggagggagggagggagggagggggagggagggagggagggagggagggagggagggagggagggagggagggagggaggggagggagggagggagggagggagggagggagggagggagggagggggagggagggagggagggagggagggagggagggagggaaagggagggagggagggggagccaaAAACGGACAACTCTGCCCCAGTGTGACTGTTGTGTTGTCATTGGGTggctgagatagagagagggagggagggagggaaagagggagagagtgagggagggaagagtgaCCAGAGACAAAacaagagagtgggagagagagagagagggttgaaggaGTATGGttggatgacagagagagggtaaaggcagGGGTTAAGCAGTTGGTACATCTAGTAACTTTAGACCCTTGGATGATGTACCAGTCATAGAGGATAACCCAGAAGACAAGAACACAGGGAAGAGATATGAATGAGAAATAACGGAGAAGCTCACATACCGAGACGACACGAAGACAGAGGGGGAAAAGACTATTGTTCAAAGAGGtcagaacgagagaaagagagagaaagagagcgagcgagacagagagagagagagagagagagagacagagagagacagagaaaacgagagagaaagagagcgagtgagacagagagagagacagagagagacagagaaaaagagagagaaagagagcgagcgagacagagagagagagacagagagagacagcgagagagagagaacagagaacagagtgtGGACATTGACTCCATGGGGACTCCATTCTCTACTGCGTCAGTAGAACAGAAGGAGTGAAAACCAACAGACTGACACTCTCTGCTTCGCTCAACACGATCCTCCACACACTTCTCCTTTCACCCCTCCagccatccatctatctatccgtCAAAccggtgaggaagaggaggagagatgaagagacctTATGATGACTATAGCTCTCCAGACTCTGATGACATGGACAAGCTGATCGATGTGGGACAGGAAGACGGCTTCTGGTGAGAACAGACCTATCCACCAATAACATCTGAGTTTTTAGGATCCTGACCAATCAGACATGAGCTTTTAGGAATCTATCCAATCACATCTGAGCTTTTAGGATGTCTATCAATCACACCTAAACTTGTAGGATGTCGAACAATTACATTTACATCTGAattattttgaccaatcacaacctgagagagagagagaaagagagagagagagattgtaggATGTTGACCAATTATAACTGAGTATGTAGAATTACATGTACACCGGAAATTATTCTGACCAATCACACCTGAGTTTGTACGATTTTGAGTTTTGACCAATCAGACCTGGAATTGTAGGATGTAACTCAGTCACACCTGAATAGGgtataatggaatagaatagggtataatggaatagaatagggtataatggaatagaatagggtataatggaatagaatagggtataatggaatagaatagggtataatggaatagaatagggtaTAATGGAATAGAGTAGGTATAATggaatataatatagtataatggaatagagtagggtagggtataatggaatagaatagggtaTAATGGAATAGAGTAGGTATCATGGAATAGAATAGGgtataatggaatagaatagaatagggtaTAATGGAATAGAGTAGgtataatggaatagaatagggtaTAATGGAATAGAGTAGGgtataatggaatagaatagggtataatggaatagaatagggtataatggaatagaatagaatagggtataatggaatagaatagggtataatggaatagaatagggtaTAATTGAATAGAAAAGGgtataatggaatagaatagggtataatggaatggaatagggtataatggaatataatagggtataatggaatagaatagggtataatggaatagaatagggtaTAATGGAATAGAGTAGgtataatggaatagaatagggtataatggaatagaatagaatagggtaTAATGGAATAGAGTAGgtataatggaatagaatagggtataatggaatagaatagggtaTAAGGGAATAGAATAGGgtataatggaatagaatagaatagggtataatggaatagaatagggtataatggaatagaatagggtataatggaatagaatagggtataatggaatataatagggtataatggaatagaatagggtatgatagaatagaatagggtataatggaatagaatagggtataatggaatagaatagggtaTAATGGAATAGAAGCGAATAGGgtataatggaatagaatagggtataatggaatagaatagggtaTAATGGAATAGAAAAGAATAGGGTATAATGGAATAGAAAAGAATAGGgtataatggaatagaatagaatagggtataatggaatagaatagggtataatggaatagaatagggtataatggaatagaatagaattgggtataatggaatagaattgggtataatggaatagaatagggtataatagaatagaatagggtataatggaatagaatagaatagggtaTATTGGAATCGAATAGGgtataatggaatagaatagggtaGGGTATAGTGGAATAGAATAGGgtataatggaatagaatagggtagggtataatggaatagaatagggtaTAATTGAATAGGGTAGGgtataatggaatagaatagggtataatggaatagaatagggtataatggaatagaatagggtaggttataatggaatagaatagggtataatggaatagaatagggtagggtataatggaatagaatagggtataatggaatggaatagggtagggtataatggaatagaatagggtagggtataatggaatagaatagggtagggtataatggaatagaatagggtagggtataatggaatagaatagggtaTAATGGAATAGGGGAGGgtataatggaatagaatagggtagggtataatggaatagaatagggtagggtataatggaatagaatagggtagggtataatggaatagaatagggtaGGGTATAATGGAATAGAATATAAAAGAGTAAAATAAGGGAATGTGTATCGTAATCTAGACAGAACAAGACATACAGCTCACTATGACAGGCAGTCCACTATGACAGGCAGTCCACTATGACAGGCAGTCCACTATGACAGGCAGTCCACTATGACAGGCAGTCCACTATGACAGGCAGTCCAGTACAGTCAAGTATAACTTGGTGCAACCTAGTGTGAACAGTCAAGTCAGTGATTTAGTCTgactctgcctgtctctgagtGTTTgactctgcctgtctctgagtGTTTgactctgcctgtctctgagtGTTTgactctgcctgtctctgagtGTTTgactctgcctgtctctgagtGTTTgactctgcctgtctctgagtGTTtgactctgcctgtctctgctctgcctgtctctgagTGTTTGACTCTGCCTGTCTGTGAGTGTTTgactctgcctgtctctgagtGTTTGACTCTCGACAAACTGTTTACTGATGGTCTTTTAAACGTCCCCAAAAGTTGTCGCTCTGTTCTGGTTCCATTTATAAACCCCGTTCATGTCACGTCTTTGATTTCGgttttttggtttcatcagagaaaAGGGGGAATGTTTGACAGCTttgaatataataataataataataatatgaatatagAATATGAATAtatggtaataataatatgaatatagAATATGAATAtatggtaataataatatgaatatagAATATGAatatatgataataataatgtgaATATAGAATATGAatatatgataataataataataatgtgaatATAGAAGATTAATATAAAAtatgaatatataataataataataataataataataataatttgaataTATAATATGAATATATAAGAATAATATGAATATGAATCTAGAATATGAATATATAATCAGAACAATTATACGaaaatagaataataataattgtactaTAGAATATGAATATATGATAAtatgaatatataataataatatgaatatagAATAATAATACGAATATAAAATATGAATATatagtcataataataataatatgaatatagAATATGAATATatgataataatataaatatagaataataatatagaatatagaatatgaaTATATGATAATAATATGAATATAGAATaataatatagaatatagaatatgaatatatgataataataatatgaatatataATATGAATATatagtcataataataataatatgactaTAGAAtatgaatatataataataatatattaaatatgaatatatgaatataATATATCCGGAAGCAGACTTTGAGGACGGAGGACTTGGAGACTCATCGTGTCTAGGTTAATCAAAGTCAATTCAAATTGCTTTAAATTCATAATTTAGGTGGTAATGATTTATTTGAAAGTCTGGGTGAGGGGAacaggacccccccccccccccaaacgtAATAGTGATGTTATCCCCCCAAACGTAATAGTGATGTTATCATAGACATTGAGAATGTGTACCCCAAAACTAGACTATACTAGAGACACATTACTATACTAGAGACACATTACTATACTAGAGACACATTACTATACTAGAGACACATTACTATACTAGAGACACATTACTATACTAGAGACACATTACTATACTAGAGACACATTACTATACTAGAGACACATTACTATACTAGAGACACATTACTATACTAGAGACACATTACTATAGAGACACATTACTATACTAGAGAGACACATTACTATACTTAAACAGAACTAGAGACACATTACTATACTAGAGACACATTAGAGACACATTACTTACTAAACAATATATACTATATCATCATTCAGAACAATTACTTAAACAATATATCTTTAAACAGATCTTTCCTTAAACAAGATATTATCTTTCTCTATGCTCCTACATGACATTTAAAAGAACAACTGTAGCTTCCCTGTACAGAATAAGTAGAGAACaaatataacacaacataaccCCATCTAAACAAGACCAGCGGTCGCATCAGAAGAACGTCATATAACCAACACAAGTCTTTGATGGACCAGTCCCAGTGAAGGATTCCACAGTTAAAGCACTCAAAGCTGTCAGGCTCTTTTAAGAACTGAAACGAGAGCTGGTTCGACAAACAggatccattttttttttactggtccccaatggcaccctatcctctatatagtgcactacttttgaccagagtcttgTGGGCccgatagtagtgcactatgtagggaacagggtgccccTTGGGACGCAATACATTCTGTTCAAAACAACAAAGtagatgttagagagagagagagagagagagagacactgttagaCTAAAGCCCTGAGGATATAAAACCATCTCTGTAGAAAGGCTTTGGTATAAAGAGGTCTCTCTGTACCCAAAAAGACAAATTAGATTGAAGGAGATGCTGTGCCATCGTGTCTCTGCATGGTATTAGAGGCGTAACAATAACAATATGCAGTGATatcaaagctctctctctctctctctccctctctctccttctctccatgttACAGTCCAGTCACTGGGTCCATGTCCCCAGTTAGCACCTCCCAGATTCTGGCccggaagaagagaagaggggtgaATTCAAGTCCCTCTgatactcctctactcctcttctcctttctcctctcctctcctctcctctcctcctgtctcttccttactgctctcctctcctccttcctcttccttcctttctcctctcctctcctccttcctcttccttccttcctttctcctctcctctcctctcctctcctctcctctcctctctcctcctccttctcctctcctctcctctcctcctctcctctcctctcctctcctctcctctcctctcctctcctctcctccctcctctcccctccctcctctcctctcctctcctctcctctcctcccttctcttcctttcttctctcctcctttctcttcctttctcctctcctctcctcctttcttcctttctcctctcctctcttctctcctctctcctccctctcctccctttcttcctttctctcctcctctcctctcctctctcctctcctctcctctcctctcctctcctctcctctcctctcctctcctctcctctcctctcctctcctctcctcctttcttcctttctcctctcctctcctctcctctcctctcctcctctcctcttccgcCTCTCCTCTTCCAACTACAGTATATCAGTAAAGTTATGACTCTCTAAAGCTGTGTGCTGGTCTCCCCGTTCAGATCATAGAGAAGAGACGCAGAGACAGGATCAACCACAGTCTGTCAGAGCTTAGAAGACTGGTGCCAAGTGCTTTTGAGAAGCAGGTAACAACCAAAACCTATAGTGAGTTCATTGTCTAACATCTTTTACCTGAGCTGTTCTTAAAGGTGGTTGCTCTTCTCTCCAGGGCTCGTCTAAACTGGAAAAGGCGGAGATTCTGCAGATGACGGTGGACCACCTTAAGCTGCTGCATGCCATCGGGGGCAAAGGTGAGACCGTCCGTCTTTCTGTCCTGCGACAGAGTTGGTTATCTAACATCAATCTGATATTTTCACTGACTGATATTTTCTCCCTTTTTTTTAATGTCCCTCCAAATTCTCTGTCTTTCCTTCTatgtttcctctctccctctctctccctctctctctctccctctctctctctctgtctgtctgtctctctctctccctctctctctctccctctctctctctcttgcgctgtctctctctctctctctctcctctctctctccttccctctctctctctctccctccctctatctctctctccctctctctctctccctctctctctctctacccctcactctctctctctctacccctccctctctctctctctctctctctctcctctctcttttccctcaggGTACCTTGATGCGCAGGTCCTGGCTGTGGACTATAGGACCCTGGGATTCAGACAGTGTGTAGGAGAGGTGGTTCGGTACCTGGGCTCTTTAGAAGGAGGGGTGGACTCCCCGGACCCTATCGGAGCCCGCCTGGTCTCCCACCTCTCCCACTGCGCCAGCCAGCTGGACCCTCTTCTCCTTCAGTtgccccccacctcctcctccctcccttttcctcccTGGCCGTGGATCTCCTCCTATCACCAGATGTCACCTGTCTCGTCTCCccactctccatctttctccgCGAGGCGGAGGGAGCTGGCACGCCTGGGGGGTGGGGGTTATCCATCCCGCTCAGCTGACACCCTGCGTCTCGCCCCCCTGGTGGGCCAACAGGGGTCTCTACTCGCCCCTGCCCATgtgccctctctcccctctccttcctcccctaccctcaccccctcccccactcacAGACTCATTCAGCAGTCCCCCGgagcctcacccctcctcaccatcccctcctcttcttcttccgcCTCTTCCTCTGCTCCTCCACGAGTCTCCTTCAGACCTTTTGCCCCTATGGGGTCTCCCACGGGTCAGCGCAGGGGTATGGGTGGCTCTGCCAAGGCTCCAAAGACCTGGGGGACTGAGATAGGAGCCTTCTGATCCAGAACCTGTCAACATGGCGTACAATGTAGAGGTTGCCCAACTAAACCTACCTTTTAACcatcagatctaggatcagattaccttATCCCTAAATATAgccttaaccacagatctaggatcagattaccttACCCCTTAACCACacttaaccacagatctaggatcagatgacCTTGCCCCTAAACCTACCTTTAAAccttcagatctaggatcagatgacCTTCCCCCTAAACCTGCCTTTAAAccttcagatctaggatcagatgacCTTCCCCCTAAACCTGCCTTTAAAccttcagatctaggatcagatgacCTTGCCCCTAAACCTGCCTTTTAACTATTAAAGGGATGAAATCATATCTGACCCTAGAACAGCGGTTGGGGACAACTactacctcctctgtctctctccctcgctgatGCCATTTCTCAATGACAGAGACTCTAAAGCCATAcgacatgacagagagacagacagagagacagacagagagacagacagagagacagacagagagacagacagagagacagacagagagacagacagagagacagacagagagacagacagagagacagacagagagacagcagggactgacagagagactgacagagagacagacagagagacagactgggaggaaacagcagggactgacagagagacagactgagatgaAACAAcagggactgacagagagacagactgggatgaAACAAcagggactgacagagagacagactggggtGAAACAGCAGGGACTGACAGAGATACAGACTGGGATGAAACAGCAGGgaccgacagagagacagactgggatgaAACAacagggacggacagagagacaagtTGGACAGATGAAGAAAGCGAAGATGGAAGACCGAGTCATAAGAGAGAACAGAAGAACTAAAGACTCCCAGAGCGGGACACACACAGGCTCCCTGACGGTCCTACTTGTACAGAAAGCTCTGAATCTCAGTTTGTATGTGGATCTTCATAGCAATACCATGTTGTTCTCCACTAGAAGCGACCCAATAGATTGTCTATGAACGAACGAATGCAAGGGACTATATTAAACACTACAGAGCCATATATACAGGAGTTCCACAATCCCAGAAATGCTGGTTGGAGGATCACAGATTTTGGGCTTATtcacttctgattccaggaatcTTACAGCCGTGATTTTCTTTTGGAAAAAAAACTTGGGGAAAGTTACCAGCATTTTTGCAAccctatatatagatatagagggaGATCTCTTCTCAAACTGTCCCTGTgaaactgagctgtgatgttttattttttatcttttaAGTAATTGAGATACCTTGATCGATTCTGTTTTTATTAACATTGGAATGTCTGATAAAAATGGTATGGAAAGGAAtactttgttttattttattttcctaAAATATGTTTGTGTGaaagaaagacagcgagagagagagagagagagagagagagagagagagagagagacagagagataattcATTAGATAATGCATACATCACATCAATTAGATTATGAACATGATTCTCAAGTTCTGGGTGATTAAATCAGTCATGGcctcaacagaaatcagaaatccaTGTTGCTACACACTGTTGCATTACATTTCACTACAACGAATGACtgatgaacagtgtgtgtgtaccgtcCCTCCCTGCATATGATAAACACTGTGGGTGAGGGCGGGTTTTTATGGGCTGCGGGAATGAAGCAAACAGGATCCGtcactattttctctctctctctctctctctctctctctctctctctctctctctctctctctctctctctctctctctctctctctctctctctctctctctctctctctctctctctctctctctctctctctctctctctccctctctccctctctccctctctccctctctctctctccctctctctctccctccctcctctccctctctctccctctctccctctctctccctctctctcccctctctccctctctctccctctctctctccctctccctccctctccctccctctctctctctctctccctccctccctccctccctccctcccattctgttTCATTCCCTCACTTCAAGCCTGTGGTTTACCAATGGATATATGTTCTCGCTGTTTGTCTGCCTGCGTGAGATACTGTCTCCCCAACtggagagagggggttaggggTGTAGCTGTCTGCCTGCGTGAGATACTGTCTCCCCAACtggagagagggggttaggggGTAGCTGTTTGTCTGCCTGCGTGAGATACTGTCTCCCCAACtggagagagggggttaggggGTAGCTGTTTGTCTGCCTGCGTGAGAAACTGTCTCCCCAACtggagagagggggttaggggGTAGCTGTTTGTCTGCCTGCGTGAGAAACTGTCTCCCAACCGGAGAGAGGGGGTTACGGGGGTAGCTGTTTGTCTGCCTGCGTGAGATACTGTATCCCCAactggagagaggggggttagGGGGTAGCTGTTTGTCTGCCTTGGTGAGATACTGTCTTCCCAACtggagagagggggttaggggGTAGCTGTTTGTCTGCCTGCGTGAGATACTGTATCCCCAACtggagagagggggttaggggGTAGCTGTTTGTCTGCCTTGGTGAGATACTGTCTCCCCaactggagagagggggatgagataaatagaagagagaaagaaagagagtagaagagagaaggggggggttagggggtagaaagaaatagagatggggataagaggcagggagggaggaggaatgagggaagagagggggtgaggaacgagagggggatgagggaagagaggggcatgatggaagagagggagattAGGGAAatgagggaagagaggggcatgagggaagagagggacatGAAGGGacatgagggagagaggacatgagggaaaagagagggacatgagggaagagagggacatgagggaagagagggacatgagggaaaagagagggacatgagggaagagagggacatgagggaaaagagagggacatGAGGGAAAAGAGGGacatgagggaaagagagggacatGAGGGAGTCTCTCTGAGGGAACAGACACCAGAGGGAAGAAGGGACATGG
This window contains:
- the LOC112241390 gene encoding hairy/enhancer-of-split related with YRPW motif-like protein, which encodes MKRPYDDYSSPDSDDMDKLIDVGQEDGFCPVTGSMSPVSTSQILARKKRRGIIEKRRRDRINHSLSELRRLVPSAFEKQGSSKLEKAEILQMTVDHLKLLHAIGGKGYLDAQVLAVDYRTLGFRQCVGEVVRYLGSLEGGVDSPDPIGARLVSHLSHCASQLDPLLLQLPPTSSSLPFPPWPWISSYHQMSPVSSPHSPSFSARRRELARLGGGGYPSRSADTLRLAPLVGQQGSLLAPAHVPSLPSPSSPTLTPSPTHRLIQQSPGASPLLTIPSSSSSASSSAPPRVSFRPFAPMGSPTGQRRGMGGSAKAPKTWGTEIGAF